In Gossypium arboreum isolate Shixiya-1 chromosome 5, ASM2569848v2, whole genome shotgun sequence, a single genomic region encodes these proteins:
- the LOC108452397 gene encoding patatin-like protein 2 — translation MMTYSCTSCSYPFSFSQTLITSFLSSSMEGIPKHIITKFNFFTDSPRSPLQPPTYGNLITLLSIDGGGIRGLIPGTLLAFLESQLQKLDGEQARLADYFDIISGTSTGGLVTAMLTTPDHKKENRPLFAAKDINEFYLEHCPKIFPQDSSPFAPAANVVKSLMGPKYDGKYLHDIVREKLGETKLHQTLTNVVIPTFDIKQLQPRIFSTYEVKSHPCTDALLSDICIATSAAPTYLPAHHFQTQDSTGKTKEFNLIDGGVAANNPTLVAMNEVTKEILRGNPEFFPIKPTDYARFLVVSLGTGSPKSEGRYHANMAAKWGVLGWLTSEHSTPLVDIFMQASSDMVDFHIATVFQALQSENSYLRIQDDTLSQQISSVDIATKENLENLVKVGEELLKKPVSRVNLENGQFEPAGKITNGEALIRLAAVLSKEKQLRDMRSPLGKLAMKKNEECAHVNNTTT, via the exons ATGATGACTTATAGCTGTACCAGTTGTTCATATCCTTTCTCATTCTCACAAACCTTAATAACAAGTTTCTTATCTTCCTCCATGGAAGGAATTCCTAAACATATTATTACAAAATTCAACTTCTTCACAGATAGCCCGAGATCACCTCTTCAACCTCCCACATATGGGAATTTGATTACTCTTCTTAGCATTGATGGAGGGGGTATCAGAGGGCTTATTCCTGGAACTCTACTTGCTTTTTTAGAGTCTCAGCTTCAG AAGCTGGACGGTGAGCAAGCGAGATTGGctgattattttgatattatttctGGGACGAGCACTGGTGGCCTCGTCACTGCCATGCTAACTACCCCAGATCACAAAAAAGAGAATCGCCCTCTTTTTGCTGCCAAAGATATCAATGAGTTCTACCTTGAACACTGCCCTAAAATCTTTCCCCAAGATAG TTCTCCTTTTGCACCAGCTGCTAATGTGGTCAAATCACTAATGGGACCAAAATATGACGGTAAATATCTTCATGATATTGTGAGGGAAAAGCTGGGAGAAACTAAATTGCACCAGACCCTGACTAACGTTGTGATCCCAACTTTTGACATCAAGCAACTCCAGCCAAGAATATTCTCCACCTATGAG GTAAAAAGCCATCCTTGCACCGATGCTTTACTGTCGGATATTTGCATTGCAACTTCAGCAGCTCCTACTTACCTTCCTGCCCATCATTTTCAAACCCAAGATTCCACTGGCAAAACAAAAGAATTCAACCTTATCGATGGAGGGGTTGCTGCTAATAACCCG ACTTTAGTGGCTATGAACGAAGTGACTAAAGAAATACTTCGAGGGAATCCCGAATTTTTTCCAATAAAGCCCACTGACTACGCTCGGTTCCTGGTTGTATCTTTGGGGACTGGTTCACCCAAATCAGAAGGGAGGTACCATGCTAATATGGCAGCTAAATGGGGAGTTTTGGGATGGTTGACCAGTGAGCACTCTACTCCTTTGGTGGATATTTTCATGCAAGCAAGCAGTGACATGGTCGACTTTCATATTGCCACCGTTTTTCAAGCCCTTCAATCTGAAAACAGTTATCTCCGAATTCAG GATGATACACTCTCTCAGCAAATATCATCTGTGGATATTGCTACCAAGGAAAACCTTGAGAACCTTGTGAAAGTCGGAGAAGAATTGCTAAAAAAGCCTGTTTCCAGAGTGAATTTGGAGAATGGTCAATTCGAACCAGCTGGCAAGATAACCAATGGAGAGGCTCTCATCAG ATTAGCAGCAGTTCTTTCCAAGGAGAAGCAGCTTCGTGACATGAGATCACCCCTTGGAAAACTTgcgatgaagaaaaatgaagaatgcGCTCACGTTAATAATACTACCACATAa
- the LOC108450947 gene encoding patatin-like protein 2, whose amino-acid sequence MATAVQVLLEGKNYCCISSKAFRHLILLVLLLKPRIRSISVIIVGSIPHDNFAVASPKSPLQAPSYGNLITVLSINGGGIRGLIPGTILAFLESQLQKLDGEEARLADYFDVITGTSTGGLVTAMLTTPDPNNGNRPLFAAKDINDFYLEHCPKIFPQDCTPFAPATNLVKSLTGPKYDGQYLHKIVRETLGETRLQQTLTNVFIPTFDIKQLQPKIFSSYEVKNNPCKNAFLSDICIGTSAAPTYLPAHQFETKDSTGKVQEFHLIDGGVAANNPTLIAINEVSKEITRGSPDFFPIKPNDYARFQVLSLGTGSQKCEEKYPSHMAAKWGLLGWLTCEHSTPLIDVSMQASSDMVDFHNATVFKALKSENSYLRIQDDTLSGTVASVDIATKENLENLVKIGENLLKKPVSRVNLENGKFEPSNQGTNEEALMRLAQVLSKEKRLRDMTSPLGNHQLAGHRTTDPSS is encoded by the exons ATGGCGACAGCCGTACAGGTGCTGCTTGAAGGGAAGAATTACTGTTGCATAAGTAG TAAAGCTTTTAGACATCTGATTCTACTAGTTCTCTTGCTCAAACCCCGAATACGTTCGATCTCAGTCATCATAGTGGGAAGTATCCCACACGACAATTTTGCAGTTGCAAGCCCAAAATCTCCCCTTCAAGCTCCCAGCTACGGGAACTTAATCACTGTTCTCAGCATTAATGGAGGTGGAATTAGGGGGCTTATCCCCGGAACTATTCTTGCCTTTTTAGAGTCTCAGCTTCAG AAGCTGGATGGTGAAGAAGCAAGACTGGCAGACTattttgatgtcataactgggACTAGTACGGGTGGCCTCGTCACTGCCATGCTGACGACCCCAGATCCCAATAACGGAAATCGCCCCCTTTTCGCTGCCAAAGATATCAACGATTTCTATCTTGAACACTGCCCAAAAATCTTCCCCCAAGATTG CACCCCATTTGCCCCAGCTACAAATTTGGTGAAATCACTAACTGGTCCCAAGTATGATGGTCAATATCTGCACAAGATTGTCAGAGAGACGTTGGGAGAAACCCGATTGCAGCAAACACTGACAAATGTTTTCATCCCCACGTTTGACATCAAACAACTCCAGCCAAAAATCTTCTCCTCCTATGAG GTAAAGAACAACCCTTGCAAAAATGCTTTCCTCTCCGATATATGCATAGGAACGTCTGCCGCGCCAACTTATCTTCCAGCCCACCAGTTTGAGACCAAGGATTCCACTGGCAAAGTTCAAGAATTCCATCTTATTGATGGTGGAGTTGCTGCTAATAATCCC ACCTTAATAGCCATCAATGAAGTGAGCAAAGAGATCACACGCGGGAGCCCTGATTTCTTCCCTATAAAGCCAAACGACTATGCTCGCTTCCAAGTTTTATCCTTGGGTACCGGTTCCCAGAAATGTGAAGAGAAGTACCCTTCTCACATGGCCGCAAAATGGGGTCTCTTGGGATGGTTGACCTGCGAACACTCCACTCCGCTGATTGATGTCTCCATGCAAGCGAGCAGTGATATGGTGGACTTTCACAATGCTACTGTTTTCAAAGCACTTAAATCTGAAAATAGTTATCTCCGTATTCAG GATGATACATTGAGTGGGACAGTGGCATCTGTGGATATCGCTACAAAAGAAAACTTGGAGAATCTTGTAAAAATTGGGGAAAATCTGCTGAAAAAACCAGTTTCCAGGGTGAACTTGGAGAATGGTAAATTTGAGCCTTCTAATCAGGGTACAAATGAGGAGGCGCTCATGag ATTAGCTCAAGTGCTATCTAAGGAAAAACGGCTTCGTGACATGACATCACCACTTGGAAACCACCAGCTTGCAGGGCATAGAACAACTGATCCATCTTCTTAA